The Gigantopelta aegis isolate Gae_Host chromosome 9, Gae_host_genome, whole genome shotgun sequence genomic sequence agcccattgggaaatttctcgttccagcctgtgaaccacgactggtatatcaaagaccatgcatggtacgtgctatcctgaatgtgggatggcacatataaaagatcccttgatactaatggaaaaaaatgtagcgggtttcttctctaagacgtgttactaatgttaatatgtagtgggtttcctgtctaagactatatgtcagaattaccaaatgttgtcAACCAATGGTCGATGATTGATAAaccaaggtgctctagtggtgtcattaaacaaaacaaactttaacttttggaCTACTAGTTACGCTACTGGCttcgtattcataaacgtacttaagtcaatgtatgatacctaaatacatacttaaagtacataaataagtattatacattgacttaagtacgtttatgaatacgaagcctgggccccgttccacgaagccatcttagcactaaaatcaccttaaacgCAAAAGGTAGTCATATACTTAAGGTGatttaaaccaaactgaaattatttacaaaaaaacatttttgtaggaggatgggacggactatggTAATCCGAACTGACCTGGAACAGGTTCTTAGCTCTTCGGACATATCCGGCAGGTTCGGAATCATTCGGTTTGACTCGCCACACAACCTTGTCGGCGACTCGGTATTCCAGCAAACCCTTCCAGTTGACCGACATGAGAAACGCCTCGGTCATGGCCACGTTCACGAGAAGATCATACTGACCAGATAAGAACATCATCTGCGAAAATGTACATCATGTATGAACACAGAGGCGGAGCTAAGATTTTAACAAAGTGCGTATATGGTTTTgggggcggggggagggggaggattACTGCATATATAGGGCCTATGTGTTTGCAGACGCACATATGTCgctgcccccaccccccgtccCAGAATTGGCCACAGGCGATACCAGAAGTCAAGTCCGGGATAGGCATGCCTGAACCTTTCAGACATGGGCAAGTAAAAATAGCTCCTTTCTATATCTCgctgagtgtgtgtatgtatgtatgtatgtgtatgtgtgtgtgtgtgtgtgtgtgtgtgtgtgtgtgtgtgtatgtatgtatgtatgtatgtatgtattgatgtacgaatatctgtacatgtatatagtgaatGCATGTCaggtttgactattacatacatagatattaacccACTGGCGCAGGGggtaattaaataatttctggcctcacaaattgtctcatgccgttgctgggactcgaacctgtggcaccgaatcgcccgtgaaaaaataaaatattgtaatgtaCATACAGCAAGGAAGGGAAATGTTAATTAGCAACTCTAGGGTGATTTAAACCATATAACCCCTGGATCCACCACTGGAGTATAAATTAGCATAAATgccatttaaataattataattcaagTGCTACAGCGTGTAAGACATTttgtagaaaaagaaaaagaaaaaagaagaagtcgATATCACATGACATTGTGTGGGAGTGTGATTGTAAATATATCTGATTGGCTGCTCCGCATGATAACCCCGAAGCCAAAGCCAATGAAATGAACACTAACGAAAATGGCAACTACACGACGCATAAGCTAACTGTATAAGCAGTATTTAAACACCGCAAATAAGTCGTAGTTGAAAAAAGTAGATTTAAAAAAcgatatataagaaatataataatacactagTATCTGATGGACACCAATTATCGTACAActcattgttttaaaacgtatcctgggccctgttccacgaagcgatcttagcactactatcgccgtaaatacctaccatcgcgaccttaatttttttatacgatcgccagcccgttccacgacgcgacgtagcttactatcgtcgtaaattactgtgaaaatttacaataggtcCGAGGTAGTTGTAAGCCACTgacgtagatgtcaaatggcagttagatgatgatttgatcattttctaagaaggatactaacttaTTGTGTTAAAACAGATCTAATACATACCAAATAACGTTTATGAAACTTGGCGTTCCATGAAAAACAATCTAGGCTGTTTGACCTTGACAtgaaaatacgggagataactctcatgtcttatgcattcggcaattttcGCTTACtacataaactgacaaagttcaTTCATGGATGCCCGATACCAATGgatacatccaagatgttccgaaaagtcggtaaccaatttattatttaactaattcgcacttctttgcaaagaatatattaattattaaaggggcacttacgactaccgtaaggttgctttgtggaatggttgtaaagtttacggtgccagttgtaaaactcgcCTTAAGTCACTACAGTTAATCTTAGCTccaattctttcgtggaacggggcccaggtcgcTTTTGCTGATTAGATATCTTTTTAAATATCCCGTCGTATGATAAATGGTATATTTACTGCCGAGTTTTTCCCGAATTTaacaaaagtgcccgaatctggacaaaaatatttattcatattagcattactgccaaacaccTATATAGGGCTGCCAACTATTCACTACGCATTTGTTGTATGGAttgcaactaatattgtgggttgAATGATGAACATACATTGTGAAAatgtttcaggccagctcattttcccCGAAAATCTCTATCATTTATGCTCGAATTTGAGAATTTGTACCCCCGTCTTCTATGCATATTCATTgcagtccacagcaaaaaagaagaagaagaaatgccTTGAAGAATTATAAACCTCACGGCATTatttgccgattgccgtgggcagtTGCAGGGTTTGCTTAGtttaaaaacattcctttcctttctattttGAAACTAAATCCCAGACTGCAGACAATCGTACCTTGTAGTCGCTGTCGAGCAGCTCGACGACCCAGGGTTTGACCGTCCTCATCAGATCGTTCTTCATGTTCTCAAACACCTCGGTGCCGTTATGGAAGGTCAGATTTCCAACAAAGAAAGCCTTGCGTGTCCTTGAACTCGCCATGTATCTCTCGAGGTACGCGTAGTCCGCCGCCTAGTGGTTGACATTAGTTAAGTAGATCAGTGAGGTCTGCGACAGTAATATAATAcacccgtccgtccgtccgtccgtccgtcattttataaaaaatgtattccatTAATCAAATCTAACCAACCTTCCGTCCGTTCgtcaatccatccacccaatcaaccaaccaaccaaccaactcatccatccatccatccatccatccacccatccattcatccatccacccgtccatccatccattcacccatccactcatacacccacccacccatccatccaaccgttcgtccgtccgtccatccatccatccatccagtaaATATCAAAGTTGCAGAACAGttatatgggttttttatttattttgaatgtcCCATAGTTtaacactcaatagccgatgtatttttcgtgctggggtgtcgttaaacattcattcattcattcattcattcattctgaatgTCCATCTGTCCTTCCTTAAACACATAGTACTCATGTATTCTTTCATGTACAATCAtgttcgtgcttgtatccagtTATGGATCCAGTTATGgatcaagcacgctatcctgggcacacacctcaactgtGTGGTCCAtctgtccacgacagtgggGTAgtcgttagttgttaatggttagtaagagagaagtcgatgtagtggtctaAAGGGtgcatactaccaaatcaaatcccatagacgacaatagtaacatacgtggctaaaactcatacctgcagcatatcaatcgatataaacaccatggatataaatactaccacccatcacccttaaagtgaatcggaaAAAATTGaggggtcaagctgcttatttcagagataacgagtagcgtctatgactacgaaagttccgcacaaaatttgagtacttttttttttacaggttacccatacatgtttgaagcacaaggctacttgacacggtggtactaggtgaaataaaattgcatacattttttgcccatataaaactatttttttgtacaaccaacacact encodes the following:
- the LOC121381486 gene encoding probable serine carboxypeptidase CPVL, which encodes MMFLSGQYDLLVNVAMTEAFLMSVNWKGLLEYRVADKVVWRVKPNDSEPAGYVRRAKNLFQVMVRGAGHGVYEEQRERVFDLLQRFINDTPFS